The region CGCCCAGGAGCGGCTCGACCTTGTCCGCGCCGTGTCCGGTGACGACGACCACGTCCTCGGCCCCGGCCTCGCGCGCCGCAGCGACGACCCAGCCCGCGAGCGGGCGCCCGAGAATGGCGTGCGCCACCTTCGGCAGGTCGGACTTCATGCGCTTGCCCTCGCCGGCGGCGAGGAT is a window of Actinomycetota bacterium DNA encoding:
- a CDS encoding bifunctional N-acetylglucosamine-1-phosphate uridyltransferase/glucosamine-1-phosphate acetyltransferase yields the protein MSPSAIILAAGEGKRMKSDLPKVAHAILGRPLAGWVVAAAREAGAEDVVVVTGHGADKVEPLLGGVRFARQEQQLGTGHAVQCAESAMGGRGGSVVVLAG